The Pyrus communis chromosome 8, drPyrComm1.1, whole genome shotgun sequence region CTTTGCttctccaatttcaattccatcTCCACTTTCTCTGCTTGCCGACGGTTGGATTCAAGATCTATCCGCAAGTCATCAGTTAAGGAAATCCAATCACTCTCCATTTCTGTCCATCTCTGTCTTTCCTTCTCTAGTTCTTCATCGCTGTTATCTCGAAATGCACCACTTTTTCGCAGTTGCATGGATCGTGACAATAAAGAGGATCTCAGACTCTCAGTGGACTTGTTGGGTAATGCATCAGTGCGTGACTGCAATTTGGCCCTTAACATCTGAACTTCCTTAAGTAGTACTTCCTTCTCATCCATATCAAAATCTGCATTCCCATACCCAAGATCGAACTGAGTCTGAACTTCCTGTATTTCACATTTCTCCTTTATAATCTCTGGTTGGTGAATATCAACAGAACTGCCCCTCACAAGCTACAAAATCACCACTAACATGTAAGAGAACTTGAAACATCCAAAATTAAGGAAGTTAATATCAGAACAGGAAAAGGTTAAAAACATAAAGCACCCCGACCTACCTTCTTTCCGTCTTTGAACTCCTCATAAGGTATCATTTCGTTACCATTTTCTGCACAACTTTTGAATTGCTCTACCTAAAAACAGAATAAAAGTCTCTGAAATGTAAGAGACACATATATGGAGAAGAAATAGTTTATTGAGGTCAAAACCGAAAGAGAAAATGTTACCAGTTGATTTAACTGCTCAATTTTAGCTGCTTGCTCCTTGCAACGATTCTCAAGCTCCTCCTTTTTAGCTTCTTCCAATCCATCCTGAATAGAcgaaaaaaaggaaattaataAGGCATATTCCCAAATCAGAATTCATTCCTGAGTTTTACAGCAAGGTAAACTTAACGTACCTCAACTACTACAGTCCATGTTTTCAAGCTATCCTGGACCTGATTGGCATCATCTTTATACACCATTTTTTTACATGATGCACAGAGGAACGAAGAAGATGGCCCATCTGTGGATGGCCTTGTTTCTGGTAATGTTTGAGATGAAGAACTAGCTTTAACAGGTTTCAATGCCAAATGCTCAAAGGAGAACGAGACTGcagatttgcttgatttggaATTCTGCTGGTGGGAATCAATTATCTGCAAGCCCCTCTGGAGACTGGCAGCCAATGACTCAGTGGGGCCTGGAAATATCTTGCTTGAGCGCAAAGAGGATTGGATGTTTTCACTTTGGTTAAGTGAGTGTCTCAATACATCTGACTTGAACTTGGAATTGTCTGGTACATTGTTCTGACTAACTGAACAACTTGGTGCGAAAGTGACACTCTTTCTTTGTGCATTTCCAATTTTTGGAGACTCAGACAGTGTTGGGTCTTGGAGGAGTGGGGACCGACAGCATAAACTGATTGAAACGCCACTTCTGTTTTCTAGACTAGTGGTGGTAGGAGAAAGGTTTTCAGCCAATTTGTTGTTGTCCTTAGGAGGAAGCTCATTCTGAGAAAATTCCAGATCAATTTCTTCAAATACCTCAATTTCTTTTTCATCTGAACTATGAAAGTCAGCTTCCCTTATCGAGTCCGTATCACAACTTCCACGCAACTGATCAGAATCTTCACTGACAGAATTGTCCCTAATATCCTCCTCATAAGAATTATGCAGCTCATCTAGCTGCTCACGTAGTTCCCTTACATCATGTTCATCCATATTTACCTCTTCATCAGAATCATTATCTATGCTGGGTAAAATCAAAGATCGATTCAGGCTCACCCGCAATTGATTCAAGCTTTCACGTACATTTCTCCCTTGGAAATATCCATTCTTAATCACAAGCGATCCACTAGACTTTGCTCTTATAAGTTCTTCCTGCAAAACACACATTTCATATATCTCAAATTTCTATCACCTTCAACCTTTACAACAGAATTCCAGATAGAACTACAAAGAACTTGGTACCTTTAACCGGCGAATTTGATCACTCAGATCATTAACATCATCCTCTGTTATTTCATTTATTACTGGTTCATTCCTAACAGATTTCACTCGTTCTCCAAACCTTAATGTTTGCAGTATCTCACCATTATTTCTGCATTTGACAAGCACAACCAATGTTTCTGAGGATTTACAGTACATTGACTACATGTTTCATCAGTAAATGTATGTATGCTATGCAAGTatgcatgtacatatatgtATCCAAGCATACTAATGATAAATCAATTTTCATAGCAAAAAAGCAAATAGCAGAGTGCAGTCAAATACTTGTTATCCGGGGAAATTGCACATATGACAGTAAGTTTTGAGTTGCCACCAATTGATTCTCGCAGTAAATGTGTTAAGCAGGAAGACTTATATGGAACATCTTCAGATTTTCCAGACAGAGGCGCTTCTGCAAGAGTATTTACCAAAAGCCTGCACCAAAACAACAACATTAATCGTTGAAAAGTAACACCACTGGGCATAGACAAATGATCGACAAAGTCTAGAAATACTCAAAAGCTTTGTTATCTTTCCATAAAAGAGATCCTTGTGTAcgaataataataatttaatgtcGAAGAAAGATTCCTCATATTGTAACAATAAGTTGTTTACCATAAGGTGCCCGAGGGAAAAATTTTAAGGAATCATATAAGAAGAAGCTTGCATTCATACCCAAGCCTTGACAATGACTTCTTTACATATTTGTCTTCCCTCGCACATTTTCTACCTGTATCATCATCACCTTTATTTCTAT contains the following coding sequences:
- the LOC137743473 gene encoding kinesin-like protein KIN-12F — translated: MRTKNKNTDSAGESRFLGTISASSLRNLLPRSTSTKNSKSIFSLRNPNSENTPPLSPNIQTNHHAGDDSSALPIKPVLSDLSESQTTESDGQEQASASLNSPTVKSVIDRSNGQGELLPPLDPSVKVVVRIRPTKDGANWGDRTVNKVSSRSLSVGDRTFSFDSVFDSKSGQEDVFQMVGVPVVKNALAGYNTSILSYGQSGSGKTYTLWGPPSAMVEDASPGSCQGIVPRIFQMLFSEIQKEQENSEGKQLNYQFRCSFLEIYNEQIGDLLNPTLRNLEIKDDPKNGFYVENLTEEYVTSYEDVTQILIKGLSSRKVGATSMNSKSSRSHIVCTFIIESWCKETSSKCFGRSKTSRMSFVDLAGLDRNKGDDDTGRKCAREDKYVKKSLSRLGLLVNTLAEAPLSGKSEDVPYKSSCLTHLLRESIGGNSKLTVICAISPDNKNNGEILQTLRFGERVKSVRNEPVINEITEDDVNDLSDQIRRLKEELIRAKSSGSLVIKNGYFQGRNVRESLNQLRVSLNRSLILPSIDNDSDEEVNMDEHDVRELREQLDELHNSYEEDIRDNSVSEDSDQLRGSCDTDSIREADFHSSDEKEIEVFEEIDLEFSQNELPPKDNNKLAENLSPTTTSLENRSGVSISLCCRSPLLQDPTLSESPKIGNAQRKSVTFAPSCSVSQNNVPDNSKFKSDVLRHSLNQSENIQSSLRSSKIFPGPTESLAASLQRGLQIIDSHQQNSKSSKSAVSFSFEHLALKPVKASSSSQTLPETRPSTDGPSSSFLCASCKKMVYKDDANQVQDSLKTWTVVVEDGLEEAKKEELENRCKEQAAKIEQLNQLVEQFKSCAENGNEMIPYEEFKDGKKLVRGSSVDIHQPEIIKEKCEIQEVQTQFDLGYGNADFDMDEKEVLLKEVQMLRAKLQSRTDALPNKSTESLRSSLLSRSMQLRKSGAFRDNSDEELEKERQRWTEMESDWISLTDDLRIDLESNRRQAEKVEMELKLEKQSTEELDDALHRSVLGHARMVEHYAELQDKYNDLVAKHRAIMAGIAEVKRAAAKAGAKGRGSRFSKSLATELSVLRVERERERELLKKENKSLKIQLRDTAEAVHAAGELLVRLREAEHSASVAEENFTNVHQENEKLKKQMEKLKRKHKMELITMKQYMAESKLPESALQPLNREDSDIPQNTIIDDDQAWRAEFGAIYQEHY